AAGATAAACATTCATTTGATGTGCATATGTAGAGAGTTATACAGTTTGCATCATTACACTGCACTTTCATAAGCATTTTAGGAAAACATTATTTTAGCTAGAATTCGAAGTGGGAAGTTAAGGTTTTTTATTCACTTAGACAGCAGTGTATGTTCCATGGGAGGgtaacttatttgaaaatagtcTCAAGTAATTTACTTCAGTTTCTAAATCAAAACTTTCGTTGCTTGTATCATCAATAAAACACATTTCCCATTTGTAGATTTGGTCCTTCAACACAGGGTAAATCTAGTTGCCACAGTTCTTTTACCATCTGTAATTTCCTTTCCAACTTGGTTGTATTTCCTTTTATATGCATTGCTTTGTCATCTAATGATCCAATCTTGGGGTGTAGGTGTATGGAAACATGCAAAGAGTGAAGGCCATGAAGATTCAGGCTTACTCGTTAGTGAGCCAGCCAAGAAATACGCAATTGTGAAGGAACTCACCGACCCTGTTAACCTCAAGGAGGGTTCTACAGTCCTTCAATTCGAAGTTCGTCTCCAAAATGGTCTTGAATGTGGAGGAGCATATATAAAGTATCTCCGCCCTCAAGCTGCTGGATGGACTGCAAAGGAGTTCAACAACGAGTCCCCATACTCAATCATGTTTGGACCTGACAAATGTGGTGCCACAAACAAAGTCCACTTTATTCTCAACCACAAGAACCCTAAAACCGGAGAATACATTGAGCATCATCTCAAGTTTCCACCGTCTGTACCATCCGATAAACTCACTCATGTTTACACTGCAGTTATTGGGGATGATAATGAGTTGCGAATTCTAATAGACGGTGAGGAGAAAAAGAAGGCTGATTTCCTCTCGAGTGAGGATTTCGAACCGGCCATTATTCCTTCGAAGACAATTCCTGATCCAGATGACAGTAAACCCGAGGACTGGGATGAACGGGCAAAGATACCCGACCCGGTCGCTGAAAAGCCCGATGATTGGGATGAAGATGCTCCTATCGAGATTGAAGATGAGGAAGCTGAGAAACCTGAAGGATGGTTAGACGATGAGCCTGAAGATGTTGATGATCCTGAATCGACAAAGCCTGACGATTGGGATGATGAGGAAGATGGTGAATGGGAGGCACCGAAGATCGACAACCCTAAGTGTGAGGCTGCTCCTGGTTGTGGCGAGTGGAAGAGACCTATGAAGAGAAATCCTGCTTATAAAGGAAAATGGCACGCTGCTTTGATTGATAATCCTGATTACAAGGGTATTTGGAAGCCAAGAGAAATTCCTAATCCGAAGTACTTTGAGCTTGAGAAACCTGATTTTGAACCAATTGCTGCTGTTGGTATTGAGATTTGGACGATGCAGGATGGGATTTTGTTTGATAACTTCTTGATTGCTGATAACGATGAAATTGCGGCATCCTATAGGGTTGATTCATGGAAACCTAAGTTCGATTCGGAGAGCGAGAAACTGAAAGCTGAGGAAGCTGCTGTTGGATCTGATACTCTATCTCTGAAGGGAGTCCAGGTaagaacatatttttaattttctatcaTCTTAATCGTATGATCTTTAATAAGATTCTTACCGTATTTCCATGTTTACAGAAACAACTGTTTGAGGTTCTGTACAAGGTTGCTGATATTCCTTTCTTGAGTGAACACAGAGATAAAGTTTTGGTAAGTGAGTTTTGTATTTGTTATTGGTATAGTGTTTGGTTGTTTTAACATGGCAGTGTTCTTACAGGAACTTATTGAGAAAGCAGAGAAACAACCCAACCTGACAATTGGAGTCATAGTCTCAATTGTTGTGGTTGTTTTCTCAATTTTATTGAAGCTGCTTTTTGGTGGGAAGAAAAAGAATAAGGTGAGTTTTAGTTATAAACAAATGAACAATCCTTTCCTgttgagtttatttgaaaactggTACTTCTGCTTTTTGGTTGAAAGAAGGTGAGTTTCAATGTATTTGAAAATTGGAACTTTTGAATTTTCAGGTGAATGTGAGTGCTGAAAGCAGCAACACAACTGCTGCTGAAGGAGAGCAGGCGACCACAAAGGAGGGAGATGAGGATGAAGATGAGACTGCAGCTGCAGCTGCACCTCGTAAGAGGAACACCAGAAGGGAGAGTTAGAAGAATGAATCAAGATATTGTTCACTCGCATCAAACACGCGATTTGTACTTCTCGGGTACCTTTAAATATGTAGGATTTTCTTTCATATTTCTGTACCAAGAACTGGCATTGTGGATTAGCTCAAGTTTTCTCTTCAAAAGAATATGTACTCATTTTTGTTACACATGCAACAAATTAACCTATTAATGcttcaatttttattgtttgaGCTAGCCTTTCTGTTATTTTGTTGAGTTGATTTTGCACACTTGTTAGAGAAAAGGAATACTTTTTTCATTAACTTCTATTGTTTCATCTTATTGAAATTCTTTCAAAAATGACTTCTATTTTGGGTTCTCCTGTATATTAAGTTCAATCAAGTCTAGTTTAGAAATCTTGCGGCCCTGTTTTGTTTTGCTAGtatcacaaatattaatatacgaTGTTACTTATTATTTAAGACTTAAGTTTGGGACTTTAGGTTCAAATCCgcaaatatttttaaccatttagGGATACATTTAGTCTATCCCGAATATTTTTTACCTAACCACCAAAAATTTGAAATACAAAAAACtcatgaatattttatttattgatatatttagaaaaaagaaaataatgtcaaagataaaaaattaaatattttattggatAATGTTTTGTGCAACTAAAATGGTGAAAATTTGAATATCATTAAATCTAACATTTAAACATGGAATGATCATTACGCAAGTGACTAAAAAGTTAGTCTATCTCacgaacaattttttttacctaGAGTGACTTAAGCTTGACAACTAATATTGAACCAATATTTTAACCCAATTAAAGTATTAACGATTTGTTACTCCATTTCAAAGCATAGGAAATTTCTTATTTGGAAGTAGATTTATACAAtagactactaattaattaGTCAAACTTGAGAcatatgtaattaaatatatctttCAATATAATTTCTTCCTATATTCTATCAGGATATCagagctttttttttttatcgtttTTGAGTCTATCAAGTGATACTTTTCCGCTGACTCCATCAATGGTTATCTTAACCATTGATGGAGATAACCATTGATGGAAgactataatattttattcttatatttttaataatgtctTTACTTTTTAGATATTTCGGttgatgttttaatatttttcggCAATCATATTCTATGAATTTTGATTTTAGTTGTTGCTTCAGCCAAACATTTTATGCCTATGGATTCGACATCTTCGttggttttattttatacaaCACACGGACATCCCCGTCATTTGATGGATTTTGAGACTCACGAGTAACTTTAGAGTTCATTTAGTTATTGTTTCACCCCAGCATTTAATGCCAATGAGATTCGACGTCTTTGCTGATTTATCAGTCAACACATTGACATCTTGTAACTAGATGGAGCTCACGAGTTTCTGAAGATTGAAAAAtacatcataaacatttcaacatcTCGACCGTCTTCAACTTCAAGTTGTTCAAGCGTTTTTTATCTTAAGTTTGAGGAgggatgttagaatataaaataatatatttataagatattatcacaatatgataaattgtgataatatcaatattatattattatattagctTCCTTATAAGCtcaatgtaatgtctatataatagacataacttatgtaattcgatataatattctaatacaatttttctttttattttaacaggtATATTAGGGAGGAGATAGAGTATCCTACCTGCCGGGCAGTGAAATACCCCATACTtgattttccattttattactcaatatttatttatatatattcctcGTTCACGATTCGTCGGGTACTCGATCCCCACATGTatcccattacccgattaaagtgtaaatttatatatttcactaaaataagttatacaaaagattgaagaataattaaataataatcaataaattaaagtaataatatcaaaatttaaaaaaatataaaaacattatttatttgtattgttATAAATTTAACATAGAGGAAAATATTGCTCAATGGTTTAGAAGATTTTAGACCTTATCCAACTATTAGTCAAAATGAGACTctcttcaaatataaaataatacgtttataagatattatcattgtgataatattattactatattattatattatattagtttctttataattttatttattgtctatataataaacataatctATGTAACCAAAGACACAATTCAATATACAATTTCTCTTTCTCATATTCTAATATGGTATCAAATCATTCTTTTCGCTCTTGAGCATATAATCATATTCTAATATGGTatcaattcaatacaatttttctctttattataaCATGAACTTATATTTCTCAATATTTTGTTACTTTATCTTAATCTTATTCTGCTAAACACTCTAATCtcaaatcttaaaatatctaattCTTCAATTTTTCACTTTACTAGCCTTATTTCACTTTAAAAGTTGTGAAAAAAGACTAGAATTGTGGATATCTCTATTTTGCTGAAgctaaaatcatttcaaaatcaTGAATAACACCAAACCAGTTGTGATTCCAGTGATTTTGAAAGgaacaaaatatcttttatggTGTAGAACCACAAGAACAACCCTTTGTGGCCGAGGTTATAGATTCATGTTGAAGGAACCAAACCTTCGTCAAAACTCATCATCAAGAAATATGGAGACTATAAATCTACTATCAAAGAAAAGGAGAAGAAACCAAGTTTGCAACAAAAGACAAATTGATTCATGCTAAAGGAACCAAGCCTTCGCCAAAACCTATCATCAAGATAAATGGAGACTCTGACTCTACtatcaaagaaaagaaagaaaaaaccaaGATGACATCAGAAGATAAATGGATTAATGTTAAAGGAATCAAGCCTTCGCCAAAACTCATCATCATGAAAGATGGAGACTCTAACTCTACCAtaaaaaaagttagaaaaaacCAAGCTGGTAGGAGAAAGACAAATGATTTCAAGTAGATCAAATCATTCATAGTCTCTTTCAAAATTTCTTGATATGTCTATTCTGTTGGCTTAATCCTATTATAAAACAACAAAGGATCTTTGGGAAACTCTCAAAAACTTCTATGAGAACATCTCAAAGCTCACTAAAGTATTTGAGGTCAAGAATATATGAAATTCACCAAGAATTTCGACAAATTTATATCACTTTGGTTTGAGTTAGATATGCTGAGACCTAACACCATGGATCCGAATGTGATCAATGAAAGAAATGAGCAATACAAAGTCTTTGGATTACTTCTCAATTTATATCCCTCATTTAATGATCTCATCAAGCATCTCTTGAGGGAAGACAAGATTCCAAACTTAGATGAAGTGTGCTCACAAATTCAAAAGGAGCAAGGATCATTCGGCTTGTTTAGAAATAAAGGAGATCTTCGAATGACTAAAAAAAGTAGAGAATCTAACAACCAACAAATGTGGATACCAATGCAAGAACTTCATCAAAGACTATAAGCCACCATGGTGCACCCATGGTAAAAAGAAGGGTCACCTAATGGAAAAATGCTACATACTTTATCCACACCTAAGACCAAACTTACTAAGGACAGACATTTCTCAAGAGGTTGGAGGCGGTCATGCTCAACTCGACTCATCTAAACAAATGGAAGAAGTGGCAATGGCAACATCATAAGTGAACGAACTGAAATGAAATATAGAGCTCGTAACACATATTCAACGAGTTATTAATGTAGAACTCACAAAACTAGCATAAAAAATGTCGAACTAATAAAGGAATATCTCAATATACCCTTTCTAACAGGTAGAATTTTCAAGCTAcctcaaattcaaatattttcttttgtagTTTTTAAATCCTCCATATCAAAATCTTTTTCAAGTTACATATTTAccttctttatatatttttggtcaTTAACTCCTATTagaatatcatcaacataaacatATAAACAAACGAGCTATCGTAACAACtttaaattaaacacaactATCAAAATCACTTCTCTTTTAGTTATGAGTTATCATAAAAAGTCACAACTTCTGTACTAGTGTCTTGACGATTGTTTTAAactataatgaaatttattcaaataacaaatatagtCATATTGTCGTAAGATTGTAAATCTTTTGAGTTGATGCATATAGATGTCTTCAATTAGATCCCCGTATAAAAACGCGATTTTCACATCTAACTATTCAAGTTCCAAAATACACATCGTCACAATACCAAGTAATGCttaaatcaaaatatctttaataACCAAAGAAAACACGTCAAGAAAATCAATCTTCGAAATTTTTCTGTATCCTTCCTCATCGAGTCTCCAAGGAGGTTTAATATCACATATAGACATAtctataacaatataatattttggtgGTGCAAGAGGTAATGTATCTAAAACTCCGGTAGTGCAGTTGACAATATAGTCACAAGTTCAGATTCCTATATGCTCTCAAACTCTTCACACTTTCGAGATTTTTACTGAACTTTATCTCGAGAAGTGCTAGATTTTTGTTCAATATTAtcgaaaaaaaacatttatgaaTGTAGCATATAACATACGTGTTTCgtcaaaattaacattttaactaattattagaTTTTTGGTTTCTTAATACCATTGTTTATTACCTTTTACACCGGACTTATAGCCGATGAAAATACACTTCACAAATCGAGT
This is a stretch of genomic DNA from Impatiens glandulifera chromosome 4, dImpGla2.1, whole genome shotgun sequence. It encodes these proteins:
- the LOC124933831 gene encoding calnexin homolog — encoded protein: MEDNRQRICLQFGLLLLLALVSAQIFASSDPIFYESFEESFEGRWIVSEKDDYKGVWKHAKSEGHEDSGLLVSEPAKKYAIVKELTDPVNLKEGSTVLQFEVRLQNGLECGGAYIKYLRPQAAGWTAKEFNNESPYSIMFGPDKCGATNKVHFILNHKNPKTGEYIEHHLKFPPSVPSDKLTHVYTAVIGDDNELRILIDGEEKKKADFLSSEDFEPAIIPSKTIPDPDDSKPEDWDERAKIPDPVAEKPDDWDEDAPIEIEDEEAEKPEGWLDDEPEDVDDPESTKPDDWDDEEDGEWEAPKIDNPKCEAAPGCGEWKRPMKRNPAYKGKWHAALIDNPDYKGIWKPREIPNPKYFELEKPDFEPIAAVGIEIWTMQDGILFDNFLIADNDEIAASYRVDSWKPKFDSESEKLKAEEAAVGSDTLSLKGVQKQLFEVLYKVADIPFLSEHRDKVLELIEKAEKQPNLTIGVIVSIVVVVFSILLKLLFGGKKKNKVNVSAESSNTTAAEGEQATTKEGDEDEDETAAAAAPRKRNTRRES